In Blattabacterium cuenoti, the following proteins share a genomic window:
- a CDS encoding chorismate-binding protein — MFSWDENSSFLTYSCEYENLIRKAVKNIEKGFFEKVVLSRSIKIPFRNFYFKNTFIKLIYTYSNALISLWYDFHHGFWMGCTPELLMKSRNKRLKISALAGTIWEFNKWTKKEIKEHQIVIKYIFDLLKLYKGSIHIENTKIIKIGHLQHLETPISFSFYDEPDYYEILDRLHPTPSICGYPKKKSLDFIHKNEDYKRSFYTGYIGIVNQNNMELYLNLRCVKIKEREMILYAGSGITIDSNVHQEYVETENKIKNILSQLIFK, encoded by the coding sequence ATTTTTTCTTGGGATGAAAATTCTTCGTTTTTAACATATTCTTGCGAATATGAAAATTTAATAAGAAAAGCTGTTAAAAATATAGAAAAAGGATTTTTTGAAAAAGTTGTTTTATCTAGATCGATAAAAATTCCTTTTCGGAATTTTTACTTTAAAAATACATTTATAAAATTGATTTATACTTATTCCAATGCTTTGATTAGTCTTTGGTACGATTTTCATCATGGATTTTGGATGGGGTGTACTCCAGAATTACTAATGAAATCTCGTAACAAAAGATTAAAAATCTCAGCTTTAGCAGGAACTATTTGGGAGTTTAATAAATGGACTAAAAAAGAAATAAAAGAACATCAAATTGTAATAAAATACATTTTTGACTTATTAAAGTTATATAAAGGCTCTATCCATATAGAAAATACTAAAATTATAAAAATAGGCCATTTACAACATTTAGAAACTCCAATTTCTTTTTCTTTTTATGATGAACCTGATTATTATGAAATATTAGATCGTTTGCATCCAACTCCTTCTATATGCGGTTATCCAAAAAAAAAATCTTTAGATTTTATTCATAAAAATGAGGACTATAAAAGGAGTTTTTATACAGGATATATTGGAATCGTTAATCAAAACAACATGGAATTATACCTTAATTTAAGATGTGTAAAAATAAAAGAAAGAGAAATGATTTTATACGCTGGAAGCGGAATTACTATAGATAGTAATGTTCATCAAGAATACGTAGAAACAGAAAATAAAATAAAAAATATTCTTTCTCAACTTATTTTTAAATAA
- a CDS encoding NAD(P)/FAD-dependent oxidoreductase, which translates to MNIPKVNNLKRVVIIGAGFAGLQVAKKLRRDKFQVVLIDKNNYHTFQPLLYQVATAGLEPDSIAHSIRNIIKKTKNFSFRLALVHYIDTKKQKIYTNIGDLFYDYLIMATGSVTNYFGNKNIESFALPMKSIPEALNLRSLILQDFESALLTKNNKEKERLMTFVIVGGGPTGVELAGALAEMKRYVLPHDYPDLDVRYMNIHLLQATSRLLDGMSEKSAKQAYKNLKELGVIIWLNCLVKDYNGEIVLIEKNKKIESSNVIWAAGVKGAIIKGFLKEDIKGNRILVDNYLKAIRYKNVFAIGDVAYMNANKHYPNGHPMTAQPAIQQGNYLAKNLNCFLDKKNPNMKPFIYKNLGSMATIGRNKAVCDFPYLKLRGFLAWIVWMFVHLVSLVGFRNRAIALTNWIIQYFHYNKSVRLIIRPFHRKKII; encoded by the coding sequence ATGAATATACCAAAAGTAAATAATCTAAAAAGAGTCGTTATTATTGGTGCTGGATTTGCTGGATTACAAGTTGCAAAAAAATTAAGAAGAGATAAATTTCAAGTAGTTCTTATAGATAAAAATAATTATCATACTTTTCAGCCTTTATTGTATCAAGTCGCCACAGCAGGTTTAGAACCAGATTCTATAGCGCATTCCATTAGAAATATTATAAAAAAAACAAAAAACTTTTCTTTTAGATTAGCACTTGTTCATTATATCGATACAAAAAAACAAAAGATATATACAAATATAGGAGATTTATTCTATGATTATTTAATAATGGCAACAGGATCTGTTACCAATTATTTTGGTAATAAAAATATAGAATCTTTCGCTTTACCCATGAAATCTATTCCAGAAGCTTTAAATTTAAGAAGTCTTATTTTACAAGATTTTGAATCCGCTTTATTAACAAAAAATAATAAGGAAAAAGAAAGACTTATGACTTTTGTCATTGTAGGAGGAGGGCCTACTGGAGTAGAATTAGCTGGAGCTTTAGCTGAAATGAAAAGATACGTATTACCACATGATTATCCCGATTTAGATGTACGATATATGAATATTCACTTATTACAAGCTACTTCTAGATTATTAGATGGAATGTCTGAAAAATCAGCTAAACAAGCTTACAAAAATTTAAAAGAATTAGGTGTTATTATTTGGTTAAATTGTTTGGTTAAAGATTATAATGGAGAAATAGTACTTATAGAAAAAAATAAAAAAATAGAATCTTCTAACGTAATATGGGCCGCAGGAGTAAAAGGAGCTATTATAAAAGGTTTTTTAAAAGAAGATATAAAAGGAAATAGAATTTTAGTGGATAATTATCTTAAAGCCATAAGATATAAAAATGTTTTTGCAATTGGAGATGTGGCCTATATGAATGCAAACAAACATTATCCTAATGGTCACCCTATGACAGCTCAACCCGCTATACAACAAGGAAATTATTTAGCTAAAAATTTAAATTGTTTTTTAGATAAAAAAAATCCAAACATGAAACCTTTTATTTACAAAAATTTAGGTTCTATGGCTACCATAGGCCGAAATAAAGCAGTATGTGATTTTCCTTATTTAAAATTGAGAGGGTTCTTAGCATGGATTGTTTGGATGTTTGTTCATTTAGTTAGTTTAGTAGGATTTAGAAATCGAGCAATAGCTTTAACAAACTGGATTATTCAATACTTTCATTATAACAAAAGTGTCCGTCTAATAATCAGGCCATTTCATAGAAAAAAAATTATTTAA
- a CDS encoding zinc metallopeptidase: MTYYFIVGTTFLVSVIVNTILKNKFRDYSQLYLHSHMSGKEIAEKMLTDHGIYDVNVLSVEGELTDHYNPINKTINLSDKVYNDRSAASVAVAAHECGHALQHRLGYNLLKLRNHLVPILNFTSKFINIAIMSGLTIFYSSGGKDSLILKLGIGLFFLVVIFSFITLPIEFDASNRALTWLRNKNVVNYQEYHKARESLNWAAMTYVVSALGSLAQLIYFLSIFTGKKDEHL; the protein is encoded by the coding sequence ATGACTTATTATTTCATTGTAGGAACTACTTTTTTGGTAAGTGTTATTGTGAATACAATATTAAAAAATAAATTTAGAGATTATTCTCAGCTTTACTTACACTCTCATATGAGTGGAAAAGAAATAGCAGAAAAAATGTTAACAGACCATGGGATATATGATGTTAATGTCCTTTCTGTAGAAGGAGAATTAACCGATCATTATAATCCTATAAATAAGACAATTAATTTAAGTGATAAAGTTTACAATGATAGGAGTGCAGCTTCAGTTGCAGTAGCCGCTCATGAATGCGGTCACGCTTTGCAACATAGATTGGGTTATAATTTATTGAAATTACGAAATCATTTAGTTCCTATTTTAAATTTTACTTCTAAATTTATTAATATAGCGATAATGTCTGGATTAACTATTTTTTATAGTTCAGGAGGAAAAGATTCTTTGATTCTAAAATTAGGAATAGGATTATTTTTTTTAGTTGTAATTTTTTCTTTTATTACATTACCTATAGAATTTGACGCAAGTAATAGAGCCTTAACTTGGCTCAGAAATAAAAATGTGGTAAATTATCAAGAATATCACAAAGCAAGAGAATCATTAAATTGGGCTGCTATGACTTATGTGGTTTCTGCTTTAGGAAGTTTAGCTCAATTGATATATTTCTTATCTATTTTCACTGGTAAAAAAGATGAACATCTTTGA
- a CDS encoding hotdog fold thioesterase, with translation MRKKIQKLLNELNDLQKNTLINKMQIQFISLSPKLDTLIAKMPINHDIFQPFGYLHGGATMILAESVGSSISFINIKNEKKDNFNVFGIEISANHVRSIKKGILFAKAQIFHKGNTLHFIQVHVYDEKKNIISFCKLTNVIIILKK, from the coding sequence ATGAGAAAAAAAATTCAAAAATTATTAAATGAATTAAATGATTTACAAAAAAATACATTAATAAACAAAATGCAAATTCAATTTATTTCTTTATCTCCTAAATTAGATACACTAATAGCAAAAATGCCTATAAATCATGATATTTTTCAACCTTTTGGTTATCTACATGGAGGAGCTACTATGATTTTAGCGGAAAGTGTTGGAAGTTCTATTTCTTTTATAAATATTAAAAATGAAAAAAAAGATAATTTTAATGTTTTTGGTATTGAGATTTCTGCAAATCATGTTAGATCCATAAAAAAAGGAATTTTATTTGCTAAAGCCCAAATTTTTCATAAAGGAAATACTTTACATTTTATTCAAGTTCATGTTTACGATGAAAAAAAAAATATTATTAGTTTTTGTAAACTAACTAATGTTATAATAATTCTCAAAAAATAA
- a CDS encoding 30S ribosomal protein THX, giving the protein MGKGDKKTRRGKIRNKTYGNLRPNPRNTKKKKKKIKDVHLFYQ; this is encoded by the coding sequence ATGGGTAAAGGAGATAAAAAAACTAGAAGAGGAAAAATAAGAAATAAAACTTATGGAAATCTTCGTCCAAATCCACGAAACACCAAAAAAAAGAAAAAAAAAATCAAAGATGTTCATCTTTTTTACCAGTGA
- a CDS encoding 6-pyruvoyl trahydropterin synthase family protein gives MIATISRKGYFSAAHRLYNSHWTYQKNIEIFGKCAHLNYHGHNYEYIVSITGEIDSETGFVFNLQKLKHILYDEIEILFDHKNINLDIKEFTSINPTIENIVIFMWNQINKKISTNLNLKVTLYETKNNFVEYDGKF, from the coding sequence ATGATAGCTACTATAAGTCGAAAAGGGTATTTTAGTGCAGCTCATAGACTTTACAACAGTCATTGGACTTATCAAAAAAATATTGAAATTTTTGGAAAATGTGCACATTTAAACTATCACGGACATAATTACGAATATATTGTAAGTATTACAGGAGAGATAGATTCTGAAACAGGTTTTGTCTTCAATTTACAGAAATTAAAACATATTCTTTATGATGAAATAGAAATACTTTTTGATCATAAAAATATTAATTTAGATATTAAAGAATTTACATCAATCAATCCTACTATAGAGAATATTGTCATTTTCATGTGGAATCAAATAAATAAAAAAATATCTACTAACTTAAATTTAAAAGTAACTTTGTACGAAACGAAAAATAATTTTGTTGAATATGATGGAAAATTTTAA
- a CDS encoding ABC transporter ATP-binding protein produces MGGLFAFSKRYCQRYKLRLCIGFLLILISNILTLLPIPYIGKSVNTIKNLFSNFSNTSNSLSLSLKKDICIYTSIILIVPIIGGFVKYHMRQCIITTSRMIEFDIKNEIFSHYQKLSLSFYKKNSTGDLMNRLTEDVSFIRQYIGPGIMYFLNLIILFFMVFMQMLRINKILTFYVILPIPILFISIYYISVYITNKSEEVQSFQSLICSFIQETFSGIHVIKSFVSESFFQEKHRKIILKYQKKNTELAKIDTLLSSVIIFFIGTCHLLILFFGGKKYFEGEIKEIGTIAEFFTYINVLIFPFIILGWVVSISERAKVSQIRISEFLKEKPEILNNNLIKTKIFGKVQFKNVSFFYCNNNSKNNIKERNKNDTLTVNKISFTLMRGKTLILTGETGSGKTTIGRLISRLYDPYQGEILVDNLSLKNHNLYNFRNNIGYVPQESFLFSDSIYNNIALGSVYKVTPYEVHDAARIAMIESDILNFKNGYETIIGERGITLSGGQKQRICIARAIIRNPKIIIFDDSFSAIDQKTRKSIIHYVKEEMKYSTIIIITHDISYISDFDLFIVLKNGKISKIENHDIF; encoded by the coding sequence ATGGGTGGTTTATTTGCTTTTAGCAAAAGATATTGTCAAAGATACAAATTACGTTTGTGTATAGGGTTTTTATTAATTTTAATATCAAATATTTTAACCTTACTTCCTATTCCTTATATAGGAAAATCTGTTAATACGATCAAGAATCTGTTTTCAAATTTTTCAAATACATCAAATTCTCTTTCTCTATCTTTAAAAAAAGATATTTGTATTTATACTAGTATTATATTGATAGTTCCAATTATAGGTGGTTTTGTGAAATATCATATGCGACAATGTATAATTACTACATCTAGAATGATAGAATTTGATATAAAAAATGAAATTTTCTCACATTATCAAAAATTAAGTTTGTCTTTCTATAAAAAAAATTCTACAGGAGATTTAATGAACCGTCTTACTGAGGATGTTTCTTTTATAAGACAATATATAGGTCCTGGAATAATGTATTTTTTAAATCTTATAATTCTTTTCTTTATGGTTTTTATGCAAATGTTAAGAATTAATAAAATATTGACTTTTTATGTAATTTTACCTATTCCTATTCTTTTTATTTCTATTTATTATATAAGTGTTTATATCACCAATAAAAGCGAAGAGGTTCAAAGTTTTCAATCTCTTATTTGTTCTTTTATACAAGAAACTTTTTCAGGAATTCATGTTATTAAATCATTTGTATCAGAATCTTTCTTTCAAGAAAAACATAGGAAAATTATATTAAAATATCAAAAGAAAAACACAGAATTAGCTAAAATTGATACTCTATTGTCTTCTGTTATTATATTTTTCATAGGAACTTGTCATTTATTAATTCTTTTTTTTGGTGGAAAAAAATATTTTGAAGGAGAAATAAAAGAAATAGGAACTATTGCTGAATTTTTCACATATATCAATGTTTTAATTTTTCCTTTTATCATATTAGGATGGGTTGTTTCTATTTCAGAAAGAGCTAAAGTATCGCAGATTCGTATTAGTGAATTTTTGAAAGAAAAACCTGAAATATTGAATAATAATTTGATAAAAACAAAAATTTTTGGAAAAGTTCAATTTAAAAATGTAAGTTTTTTTTATTGTAATAATAACAGTAAAAATAATATAAAAGAAAGAAATAAAAATGATACACTTACAGTTAATAAAATATCATTTACTTTAATGAGAGGAAAAACTTTAATTTTAACAGGAGAAACGGGGTCAGGAAAAACAACTATAGGGAGATTAATTTCACGTTTATATGATCCGTATCAAGGAGAGATATTAGTAGACAATTTATCTTTAAAAAATCATAATTTGTATAATTTTAGGAATAACATTGGGTATGTTCCTCAAGAATCTTTTCTTTTTTCAGATTCTATTTATAACAATATAGCTTTAGGAAGTGTATATAAAGTAACTCCATATGAAGTACATGATGCGGCTAGAATAGCTATGATAGAAAGTGATATTTTAAATTTTAAAAACGGCTATGAAACCATTATAGGAGAAAGAGGAATTACTTTATCAGGTGGACAAAAGCAAAGAATATGTATAGCTAGGGCTATCATAAGAAATCCAAAAATTATTATATTTGATGATAGTTTTTCTGCCATAGATCAAAAAACTAGAAAATCAATCATTCATTATGTTAAAGAAGAGATGAAATATAGTACTATTATTATTATAACTCATGATATTTCTTATATTTCTGATTTCGATTTGTTTATTGTTTTGAAGAACGGTAAAATATCAAAAATTGAAAATCATGATATCTTTTAG
- a CDS encoding KdsC family phosphatase produces MNDINTFIFDVDGVLTDCTLNLFPDGNMVRQMFAKDGYAMQLAKKKGYNLCIITRGSDLMVFKRLRGLNIRYIYQGVDNKKKYLDEYCNILNITKKKVLYMGDDIPDIEIMKSVALPCSPIDAVQEVKDVSKYISPKKGGRGCVRDVIEQTLKIQKNWF; encoded by the coding sequence ATGAATGATATTAATACTTTCATATTTGATGTAGATGGAGTATTGACAGATTGCACTTTGAATTTATTTCCAGATGGGAATATGGTTCGACAAATGTTTGCTAAAGATGGATATGCAATGCAATTGGCAAAAAAAAAAGGATATAATTTATGTATTATAACAAGGGGATCCGATTTAATGGTTTTTAAACGTTTGAGAGGATTAAATATTCGTTATATTTATCAAGGAGTAGATAATAAAAAAAAATATTTAGATGAATATTGCAATATTTTGAATATTACTAAAAAAAAAGTCCTTTACATGGGAGATGATATACCTGATATAGAAATAATGAAATCTGTAGCTCTTCCTTGCTCTCCAATAGATGCGGTTCAAGAAGTTAAAGATGTATCTAAGTATATTTCTCCAAAAAAAGGTGGAAGAGGATGCGTAAGAGATGTTATTGAACAAACTCTGAAAATTCAGAAAAACTGGTTTTAA
- the nusB gene encoding transcription antitermination factor NusB — protein sequence MSIRRHFRIRSLQFLYAQHLSKMDSNKVEENMLQSIESLHHMYIFLLYLILKIREKALKIKKNLYNNNKNKTDIIRKFAYNSVIKILSKNKYLIEEYRSTIKRDSVKILWNQQEEYIFILFQEMQKSNFCKKLFFKEPCSSFEEEKRFIIKYYKNFVIPNKKLIGYIEDLYYFNGEEDLYIAHTMVCKTLQFINHSTPKNFKLYNVYKNNENKKFIIDLYRNTIFHKEEFNNLINDISNNWDIKRIAVIDLIILQMAICEFLYFPNIPPKATMNEYIEITKIFCMEKSKIFINGILDQIFKFLYKENKIFKIGKGLM from the coding sequence ATGTCAATTAGACGACACTTCAGAATAAGAAGTTTACAATTTTTATATGCTCAACATTTATCTAAAATGGATTCAAATAAAGTTGAAGAAAATATGCTTCAAAGTATTGAATCGTTGCATCATATGTATATTTTTCTTCTTTATTTAATTCTAAAAATTAGAGAAAAAGCTTTAAAAATAAAAAAAAACTTATACAATAATAATAAAAATAAAACAGATATTATACGGAAATTTGCATACAATTCAGTAATAAAAATACTATCTAAAAATAAATATTTAATAGAAGAATATCGCTCTACAATAAAAAGAGATTCAGTAAAAATTTTATGGAACCAACAAGAAGAATATATTTTTATCTTATTTCAAGAAATGCAAAAATCAAATTTTTGTAAAAAACTCTTTTTTAAAGAACCATGTTCTTCTTTTGAAGAAGAAAAAAGATTTATAATAAAATATTATAAAAATTTTGTTATTCCCAATAAAAAATTAATAGGATACATAGAAGATTTATATTATTTTAATGGAGAAGAAGATTTATATATCGCTCATACTATGGTGTGTAAAACTTTACAATTTATCAATCATTCCACTCCTAAAAATTTTAAATTATATAATGTTTATAAAAACAATGAAAATAAAAAATTTATTATTGATTTGTATCGAAATACAATTTTTCACAAAGAAGAATTTAATAATTTAATTAATGATATATCAAATAATTGGGATATAAAAAGAATAGCCGTTATAGATTTAATTATATTGCAAATGGCTATTTGCGAATTTTTATATTTTCCAAATATACCTCCTAAAGCAACTATGAATGAATATATAGAAATTACTAAAATATTTTGTATGGAAAAAAGTAAAATTTTTATTAATGGTATATTAGATCAAATATTTAAATTTTTGTATAAAGAAAATAAAATATTCAAAATAGGAAAAGGACTCATGTAA
- a CDS encoding isopentenyl-diphosphate Delta-isomerase — MKRKKRYDKDLIPLIGIKNKIVGFEEKEKIHMEGLLHSAVSVFIFNPKNDLMLQKRSSKKYHSSLLWTNTCCSHPKKNESVLKAAHRCLIEEMGFDCFLEQRFSFTYHEFLSNGLIENELDHVFIGYYEKSPIINFKEVDNWKWISLNELIENIHIYPDSYTIWLKIIVKNYLNKLKCYDSYYKSKRVF; from the coding sequence ATGAAAAGAAAAAAACGATATGATAAAGATCTTATTCCTTTGATAGGAATAAAAAATAAGATTGTAGGATTTGAGGAAAAAGAAAAAATTCATATGGAAGGATTACTACATAGCGCGGTTTCTGTTTTTATTTTTAATCCAAAAAACGATTTAATGTTGCAAAAAAGATCTTCAAAAAAATATCATTCTTCTTTACTTTGGACTAATACTTGTTGCAGTCATCCTAAAAAAAATGAGTCTGTTTTAAAAGCTGCACATCGTTGTTTAATAGAAGAAATGGGTTTTGATTGTTTTCTAGAACAAAGATTTAGTTTTACTTACCATGAATTTTTAAGTAATGGTTTAATAGAAAATGAATTAGATCATGTTTTTATAGGATATTATGAAAAATCTCCAATTATAAATTTTAAAGAAGTGGATAATTGGAAATGGATTTCATTAAATGAATTAATTGAAAACATTCATATTTATCCAGATTCTTATACCATATGGTTAAAAATTATTGTTAAAAATTATTTAAATAAATTAAAATGTTATGATAGCTACTATAAGTCGAAAAGGGTATTTTAG
- the yajC gene encoding preprotein translocase subunit YajC: MFFSLQQNSIANTIWMFVLIFIIFYFFMIRPQIKKQKIEKKFQENLKKGNYIVTNSGIHGKIIDITDHFCILETITGKIKLEKNTISKELTQLRYNNIIIDYDKKNRE; encoded by the coding sequence ATGTTTTTTTCATTACAACAAAATTCTATTGCAAACACCATTTGGATGTTTGTGTTGATTTTCATTATATTTTATTTTTTTATGATACGCCCCCAAATAAAAAAGCAAAAAATTGAAAAAAAATTTCAAGAAAATTTAAAAAAGGGGAATTATATAGTGACAAACTCAGGAATACATGGAAAAATTATAGATATTACAGATCATTTTTGTATACTGGAAACTATTACAGGAAAAATAAAACTTGAAAAAAATACAATTTCAAAAGAATTAACCCAATTACGTTATAATAATATTATAATAGATTATGATAAAAAAAATAGGGAATAG
- the coaE gene encoding dephospho-CoA kinase (Dephospho-CoA kinase (CoaE) performs the final step in coenzyme A biosynthesis.): MIKKIGNRKIKLIGITGKMGSGKSLFSSFLKKKGIPVYCSDQKGKILMNQIGIIKQNIIKFFGKDSYKKNKINKTFLSKIVFKNPMALKLLCKIVHPWVSLDFKQWMYMHKQHIYVIKESAILFESENYKECDFIITITSPKKNIIERVIKRDNLNEDQIMDRLKNQISDKKREKKSNFIIKNYLSICFLKKEANKIHKQLEKLTEKKTK; the protein is encoded by the coding sequence ATGATAAAAAAAATAGGGAATAGAAAAATAAAATTGATAGGAATAACGGGAAAAATGGGATCTGGTAAAAGTTTATTTTCATCTTTTTTAAAAAAAAAGGGAATTCCTGTTTATTGTTCAGATCAAAAAGGAAAAATATTGATGAATCAAATAGGGATTATAAAACAAAATATTATAAAATTTTTTGGGAAAGATTCTTATAAGAAAAATAAAATAAATAAAACTTTTTTATCTAAAATTGTATTTAAAAACCCTATGGCTTTAAAATTATTATGCAAGATAGTTCATCCATGGGTGTCGCTTGATTTTAAACAATGGATGTATATGCACAAACAACATATATATGTAATAAAAGAATCCGCTATTTTATTTGAAAGTGAAAATTATAAAGAATGTGATTTTATTATAACTATAACTTCCCCAAAAAAAAATATAATCGAAAGAGTAATAAAAAGAGATAATTTAAATGAAGATCAAATTATGGACCGTTTAAAAAATCAAATATCTGATAAAAAAAGAGAAAAAAAATCCAATTTCATAATTAAAAACTATTTATCTATATGTTTTTTGAAAAAAGAGGCAAATAAAATACATAAACAGTTAGAAAAACTAACTGAAAAAAAAACTAAATAA
- a CDS encoding DUF3276 family protein: MDEKENIKERNEICSRTLKTGSRTYFFDARETRAGDYYLTITESKKNFTETGEITYKKHKIYLYKEDFSKFQSILDDMIRFIINEKGREVISERHQKDFKNHTTYNQEMKDVQQKKTSEIKNFTNINFEDI; this comes from the coding sequence ATGGACGAAAAAGAAAATATCAAAGAAAGAAATGAAATTTGTTCACGAACTTTAAAAACTGGTAGTCGCACTTATTTTTTTGATGCGAGAGAAACTAGAGCTGGTGATTATTATTTGACTATAACTGAAAGTAAGAAAAATTTTACTGAAACAGGAGAAATAACTTATAAAAAACACAAAATTTATTTGTATAAAGAAGATTTTTCCAAATTTCAAAGTATACTTGATGATATGATACGATTTATTATTAATGAAAAGGGAAGAGAAGTTATTTCGGAACGTCATCAAAAAGATTTTAAAAATCACACTACATATAATCAAGAAATGAAGGATGTACAACAAAAAAAGACATCAGAAATAAAAAATTTTACAAATATCAATTTTGAAGATATTTAA